The proteins below are encoded in one region of Actinomycetota bacterium:
- the guaB gene encoding IMP dehydrogenase, which translates to MEPAATGLPDRFAALGLTYDDVLLLPGESDVVPSEVDTSTRITRRITLQMPLVSSAMDTVTEARMAIAMARQGGLGVLHRNLSIDDQAGQIDLVKRSEAGMVTNPVTCSPDDTLADVDRLCARYRISGAPVVDADGILLGIVTNRDMRFEEDHSRSVRDVMTPMPLVTAPVGIGPDDALALLARNKVEKLPLVDDRGRLTGLITVKDFAKSDKYPHATKDERGRLVAGAAVGVGEDAYKRARTLVDAGVDLVVVDTAHGHSRAVLDMVSRLKRDTAIEVIGGNVATRAGAQALIDAGADGIKVGVGPGSICTTRVVAGVGVPQVTAIYEASLAAGPAGVPVIGDGGLQYSGDIAKAIVAGADTVMLGSLLAGCEEAPGDVVFVNGKQFKQYRGMGSLGAMQSRGDARSYSKDRYFQDDVLSDDKLVPEGVEGQVPYRGALVHVAHQLVGGLRAAMGYSGAQTIAELKTKGRFIRITAAGLKESHPHDVAMTIEAPNYHSR; encoded by the coding sequence ATGGAGCCAGCCGCCACCGGTCTGCCGGATCGGTTCGCCGCGCTGGGACTGACGTACGACGACGTCCTGTTGTTGCCGGGCGAGTCCGACGTCGTCCCGAGTGAGGTGGACACCTCCACCCGCATCACCCGCCGGATCACCCTGCAGATGCCGCTGGTGTCCAGTGCCATGGACACCGTGACCGAGGCGCGCATGGCGATCGCCATGGCACGGCAGGGCGGACTCGGTGTGCTGCACCGGAATCTGTCGATCGACGACCAGGCCGGCCAGATCGACCTGGTCAAGCGCAGCGAAGCCGGCATGGTCACCAACCCGGTGACCTGCAGCCCCGACGACACCCTGGCCGACGTCGACCGGCTCTGTGCCCGGTACCGGATCTCCGGCGCGCCGGTGGTCGACGCCGACGGGATCCTGCTCGGCATCGTCACCAATCGCGACATGCGGTTCGAGGAGGATCACTCCCGGTCGGTGCGCGACGTGATGACGCCGATGCCGCTGGTGACCGCCCCGGTCGGGATCGGCCCCGACGACGCGCTGGCCCTGCTGGCCCGCAACAAGGTCGAGAAGCTGCCCCTCGTCGATGACCGTGGCCGGCTGACCGGGCTGATCACGGTGAAGGACTTCGCGAAGTCCGACAAGTACCCGCACGCGACCAAGGACGAGCGCGGCCGGCTGGTCGCCGGCGCCGCCGTCGGGGTGGGGGAGGACGCGTACAAGCGAGCCCGCACGCTGGTGGACGCCGGGGTGGACCTCGTCGTCGTCGACACCGCCCACGGGCACTCGCGCGCCGTCCTCGACATGGTGTCGCGGTTGAAGCGGGACACCGCCATCGAGGTGATCGGCGGCAACGTCGCCACCCGCGCCGGCGCCCAGGCCCTCATCGACGCCGGCGCGGACGGGATCAAGGTGGGGGTCGGGCCGGGCTCGATCTGCACCACCCGCGTCGTCGCCGGCGTGGGCGTCCCGCAGGTGACCGCGATCTACGAGGCGTCGCTGGCGGCCGGGCCCGCCGGCGTCCCGGTGATCGGTGACGGCGGCCTGCAGTACTCCGGTGACATCGCCAAGGCCATCGTCGCCGGCGCCGACACGGTGATGCTCGGCTCGTTGCTGGCTGGCTGCGAAGAGGCACCCGGCGACGTCGTGTTCGTCAACGGCAAGCAGTTCAAGCAGTACCGCGGTATGGGCTCGCTCGGCGCCATGCAGTCCCGCGGCGACGCGCGGTCGTACTCCAAGGACAGGTACTTCCAGGACGACGTGTTGTCCGACGACAAACTCGTACCCGAGGGTGTCGAGGGGCAGGTGCCGTACCGGGGGGCCCTCGTGCACGTCGCGCACCAGCTCGTCGGTGGTCTGCGAGCGGCGATGGGATACTCCGGCGCCCAGACGATCGCCGAACTGAAGACCAAGGGCCGATTCATCCGGATCACCGCGGCCGGCCTCAAGGAAAGTCACCCGCATGACGTCGCGATGACCATCGAGGCGCCGAACTACCACAGCCGCTGA
- a CDS encoding response regulator transcription factor — translation MTTVLVCDDAPLAREAVRRSVGTVPGVERVTSAGSGEEVLARYPLERPDMVLMDVRMPGIGGIEASRRLVAAHGEANVVMLTMGEDLDGVARAVAGGARGYLAKDASREEVASTVALALSTRRAVGGVRGGTSRPTGAPPALTEREQQVLEGMSRGKSNAQIGAQLYLSEDTVKTHARRLFRKLAAADRAQAVALGFRWGFLR, via the coding sequence GTGACGACGGTCCTGGTGTGCGACGACGCTCCCCTCGCGCGCGAGGCGGTACGCCGGTCCGTCGGCACCGTGCCCGGCGTGGAACGCGTCACCTCCGCCGGCAGCGGCGAGGAGGTCCTGGCCCGGTACCCGCTAGAGCGACCCGACATGGTGCTCATGGACGTCCGGATGCCCGGGATCGGTGGCATCGAGGCGTCCCGGCGCCTGGTGGCCGCCCACGGCGAAGCGAACGTGGTCATGCTCACCATGGGCGAGGACCTCGACGGGGTGGCGCGCGCCGTGGCCGGTGGAGCGCGCGGATACCTGGCGAAGGACGCCTCCCGCGAAGAGGTCGCCTCGACCGTCGCCCTCGCGCTGTCCACCCGCCGGGCGGTCGGCGGGGTGCGCGGCGGGACGTCGCGACCCACGGGAGCGCCACCGGCGCTCACCGAGCGGGAGCAGCAGGTGCTCGAAGGCATGAGCCGCGGCAAGAGCAACGCGCAGATCGGTGCCCAGCTCTACCTGTCCGAGGACACCGTGAAGACCCACGCCCGGCGGCTGTTCCGCAAGCTCGCCGCTGCTGACCGCGCGCAGGCGGTCGCGCTGGGCTTCCGGTGGGGGTTCCTGCGCTGA
- a CDS encoding WhiB family transcriptional regulator: protein MADVSRLPGPNADFWDWQMHAACRGDDPAVYFHPEGERGSARLERDRAAKAVCARCPVISQCAQHALAVREPYGVWGGLSEDEREAIYNRGRLAPAS, encoded by the coding sequence ATGGCCGACGTCTCGAGACTGCCGGGACCCAATGCCGACTTCTGGGACTGGCAGATGCACGCCGCGTGCCGCGGCGACGATCCGGCGGTCTACTTCCACCCGGAAGGTGAGCGCGGGTCCGCTCGGTTGGAGCGGGACCGTGCGGCCAAGGCGGTCTGCGCACGCTGCCCCGTCATCAGCCAATGCGCGCAGCACGCCCTCGCGGTGCGGGAGCCGTACGGCGTCTGGGGCGGCCTGAGCGAGGACGAGCGGGAGGCCATCTACAACCGCGGCCGGCTCGCCCCGGCGTCCTGA
- the groL gene encoding chaperonin GroEL, translating to MAKILEFDEDARRALERGVNALADAVKVTLGPRGRNVVIDKKWGAPTITNDGVTIAREVELEDAYENLGAQLAKEVATKTNDIAGDGTTTATVLAQALVREGLKVVTAGGAPLDLKKGIDAAVKAVAAQLLDIARDVSGKGEIAQVATISSQDAAIGELIAEAFDKVGKDGVISVEEASTTALELEFTEGMQFDKGYISPYFVTDAERMETVLEDARILLVQGKVSSVSELLPLLEKVVQAGKPLLIIAEDVDGEALSTLVVNRIRGTFASVAVKAPAFGDRRKAILEDIATLTGAQVVAPEVGLKLDQVGLEVLGSARRVVVTKDDTTIVDGGGQSQAVLDRVNQVKAEIERTDSDWDKEKLQERLAKLAGGVCVIKVGAHTEVELKEKKHRIEDAVSATRAAIEEGIVSGGGSALVHAASALDGDLGLTGDQAIGVSIVRKALAEPLRWIAENGGEQGYVVVSKVRDLGPGNGFNAATGEYGDLVAAGVIDPVKVTRSALENAASIAGMLLTTEVLVVEHKEEEPEAAAGHSHGHGHSH from the coding sequence ATGGCCAAGATCCTGGAGTTCGACGAGGACGCGCGGCGCGCCCTCGAGCGCGGTGTCAACGCGCTCGCCGACGCCGTGAAGGTGACGCTCGGTCCGCGCGGCCGCAACGTCGTCATCGACAAGAAGTGGGGCGCCCCCACCATCACCAACGATGGTGTGACGATCGCCCGCGAGGTCGAGCTGGAGGACGCGTACGAGAACCTCGGCGCCCAGCTGGCCAAGGAGGTCGCCACCAAGACCAACGACATCGCCGGCGACGGCACCACGACCGCGACCGTGCTGGCCCAGGCGCTGGTCCGCGAGGGCCTGAAGGTCGTCACCGCCGGTGGCGCGCCGCTGGACCTGAAGAAGGGCATCGACGCCGCGGTCAAGGCCGTCGCCGCGCAGCTGCTCGACATCGCCCGCGACGTCAGCGGCAAGGGCGAGATCGCCCAGGTCGCCACGATCTCGTCGCAGGACGCCGCGATCGGCGAGCTGATCGCCGAGGCCTTCGACAAGGTGGGCAAGGACGGCGTGATCTCGGTTGAGGAGGCCAGCACCACCGCGCTGGAACTCGAGTTCACCGAGGGCATGCAGTTCGACAAGGGCTACATCTCGCCGTACTTCGTCACCGACGCCGAGCGGATGGAGACCGTCCTCGAGGACGCCCGGATCCTGCTCGTGCAGGGCAAGGTCAGCAGCGTCAGCGAGCTGTTGCCGTTGCTGGAGAAGGTGGTTCAGGCCGGCAAGCCGCTGCTCATCATCGCCGAGGACGTCGACGGCGAAGCGCTGTCGACCCTGGTGGTCAACCGGATCCGCGGCACGTTCGCGTCGGTGGCCGTGAAGGCGCCGGCGTTCGGTGACCGCCGCAAGGCGATCCTGGAGGACATCGCGACCCTGACCGGCGCCCAGGTGGTTGCGCCCGAGGTCGGGCTCAAGCTCGACCAGGTCGGCCTGGAGGTGCTCGGTTCGGCCCGTCGCGTCGTGGTCACCAAGGACGACACGACGATCGTCGACGGCGGCGGCCAGTCGCAGGCCGTGCTCGACCGCGTCAACCAGGTGAAGGCAGAGATCGAGCGCACCGATTCGGACTGGGACAAGGAGAAGCTGCAGGAGCGGCTCGCCAAGCTCGCCGGCGGCGTGTGCGTGATCAAGGTCGGCGCGCACACCGAGGTGGAACTCAAGGAGAAGAAGCACCGCATCGAAGACGCGGTGTCCGCCACCCGGGCCGCCATCGAGGAGGGCATCGTCTCCGGTGGAGGTTCCGCCCTGGTCCACGCCGCGTCGGCGCTGGACGGCGACCTGGGCCTCACCGGTGACCAGGCCATCGGCGTCTCGATCGTCCGCAAGGCACTGGCCGAGCCGCTGCGCTGGATCGCCGAGAACGGCGGCGAGCAGGGCTACGTCGTGGTGAGCAAGGTCCGCGACCTCGGCCCGGGCAACGGGTTCAACGCCGCCACCGGCGAGTACGGCGACCTGGTGGCCGCGGGCGTCATCGACCCGGTCAAGGTGACCCGCTCGGCGCTGGAGAACGCCGCGTCCATCGCGGGCATGCTGCTGACCACCGAGGTGCTCGTCGTCGAGCACAAGGAAGAGGAGCCGGAGGCCGCGGCTGGGCACAGCCACGGGCACGGCCACTCGCACTAA
- a CDS encoding co-chaperone GroES has product MSVTIKPLEDRILVQPLDAEQTTASGLVIPDTAKEKPQEGKVLAVGPGRFDDEGDKRIPLDITVGDTVIYSKYGGTEVKYNGEEYLILSARDVLAVVEK; this is encoded by the coding sequence GTGTCGGTCACCATCAAGCCTCTCGAGGACCGCATCCTGGTCCAGCCGCTCGACGCCGAGCAGACCACTGCGTCTGGCCTCGTCATCCCGGACACCGCCAAGGAGAAGCCCCAGGAGGGCAAGGTTCTCGCGGTCGGCCCGGGTCGTTTCGACGACGAGGGCGACAAGCGCATCCCGCTCGACATCACCGTGGGGGACACCGTCATCTACTCGAAGTACGGCGGTACCGAGGTGAAGTACAACGGCGAGGAGTACCTCATCCTCTCCGCCCGCGACGTGCTCGCCGTCGTGGAGAAGTGA
- a CDS encoding SAM-dependent methyltransferase gives MSPSVMADLATADGVALRAHAGELLEQYGELAAVSRLRQTFPAAAPELVSAAVTQAVLQRRAVGRLGGRAAGLLLTADGLAQATRPVVADRRAERIAAAGYRHVADLGCGLGLDAQALLSAGLQVDAVELDPVTAAAARANLAGRHGAVVWQGDVTDPAVLAAAVRPDGVVFVDPARRDPAAPRAVDGRSARRVMAPDRWSPPWSWVRELAASHPATVAKVAPGIDRAAAPAGAEVAWTSVDGDVVEACVWFPALAEPGVRRRAVVIDHGVAHQLTSAEAVEVPAPVGPVGPWLVEPDGAVLRAGLVAEAAATVGGRLVNSGIGYVCCDDEPVTAWGTAYRVVAPLPSQLRALRNALRQRGFGDVVVKKRGVAIVPEQVRATLRLGGAGPTATLVFTRTPTGPLTLLVERAPTP, from the coding sequence GTGAGCCCGAGCGTGATGGCCGACCTGGCGACCGCGGACGGGGTGGCGTTGCGGGCGCATGCCGGGGAGCTGCTCGAGCAGTACGGCGAACTGGCGGCTGTCAGCCGGCTTCGCCAGACGTTCCCGGCGGCCGCCCCCGAGTTGGTCTCCGCCGCGGTCACCCAGGCGGTGCTGCAGCGGCGGGCCGTCGGCCGGCTCGGCGGCCGGGCCGCCGGGCTGTTGCTCACCGCCGACGGCCTGGCGCAGGCGACCCGCCCGGTGGTCGCCGATCGGCGGGCGGAGCGGATCGCGGCGGCCGGCTACCGCCACGTGGCCGACCTGGGCTGCGGTCTCGGGCTGGACGCCCAGGCCCTGCTGTCCGCCGGCCTGCAGGTGGACGCGGTCGAACTCGATCCGGTGACAGCGGCCGCCGCCCGGGCGAACCTCGCCGGCCGTCACGGTGCCGTCGTATGGCAGGGCGACGTCACTGATCCGGCGGTCCTGGCCGCGGCGGTCCGCCCAGACGGGGTGGTCTTCGTCGATCCGGCGCGGCGCGACCCGGCGGCGCCCCGCGCGGTGGACGGTCGTTCCGCGCGCCGGGTGATGGCGCCGGACCGCTGGTCGCCGCCCTGGTCGTGGGTACGCGAACTGGCGGCGTCGCACCCCGCGACGGTGGCCAAGGTGGCCCCCGGCATCGACCGGGCCGCGGCGCCGGCCGGGGCGGAGGTCGCGTGGACCAGCGTGGACGGCGACGTGGTCGAGGCGTGCGTGTGGTTCCCAGCGCTGGCCGAACCGGGCGTACGACGACGCGCCGTCGTCATCGATCACGGTGTGGCACACCAGCTCACGTCGGCCGAAGCAGTCGAAGTGCCCGCCCCGGTAGGGCCGGTCGGGCCGTGGCTGGTCGAACCCGACGGTGCCGTGCTGCGCGCCGGGCTGGTCGCCGAGGCCGCCGCGACCGTGGGCGGTCGGCTCGTGAACTCCGGCATCGGCTACGTGTGTTGCGACGACGAACCGGTCACCGCGTGGGGTACGGCGTACCGCGTCGTGGCGCCGCTGCCGTCGCAGCTCAGGGCGCTGCGGAATGCCCTGCGGCAGCGCGGGTTCGGCGACGTGGTGGTCAAGAAGCGGGGCGTCGCGATCGTCCCGGAACAGGTTCGCGCCACCCTGCGACTCGGCGGCGCCGGCCCCACCGCGACGCTGGTGTTCACCCGGACTCCCACCGGCCCGCTGACCCTGCTGGTGGAACGCGCACCGACGCCATAG
- a CDS encoding ABC transporter permease: MRRPGTGGERSARPSQPTAVRASRIRTVDAIRESVSTIAARPARSLLTMIGTVLGCAAVIAILGLTATAQGQITSKFNELVATTVTVADAQFKNVTQAGDSAGAQPYSYPSDVGPRLRRLNGVVDAGVYFTTAVEPDPLTGQRRTIAKQPSADHIAPDAGASLTAWGVEGGTLKAAGAHVASGVVFNDFHVLKGQSVAVLGPSAAANLGISSVVTNPAVFIGNDAYSVIGILSDTGSLPELDNAIMIPAPLAISRYAPPDQPAKALIRTKLGAAALIGRQAPYALDAAHPGHFNVSTPPDWSIVTDPVNSSLNGLLLALAAIALVIGTVAIANTTLVAVMERTGEIGLRQALGAKPSHISSQFLIESTIVGGLGGLLGSALGVAAILVGSAAQQWTPVLDPRLLLVAPALGVATGLIAGLYPSWRAGRIPPATALQRL, from the coding sequence ATGAGACGTCCCGGGACAGGCGGTGAACGTTCTGCACGGCCGTCGCAGCCGACGGCCGTGCGAGCGTCGAGAATCCGAACAGTCGACGCTATTCGCGAATCCGTCTCGACTATTGCTGCCAGACCGGCCCGCTCCCTCTTGACGATGATCGGCACCGTCCTGGGCTGTGCGGCAGTGATCGCGATCCTCGGGTTGACGGCCACCGCCCAGGGGCAGATCACGTCGAAGTTCAACGAACTCGTCGCCACTACGGTGACTGTCGCGGATGCCCAGTTCAAGAACGTGACGCAGGCCGGCGACTCGGCTGGGGCACAACCATACTCGTACCCCAGCGATGTCGGGCCGCGACTACGGCGCCTCAACGGGGTAGTCGATGCCGGGGTCTACTTCACCACCGCCGTCGAGCCCGATCCGCTCACCGGACAGAGGCGAACCATCGCGAAGCAGCCGTCGGCGGATCACATCGCGCCGGACGCCGGGGCGTCTCTGACGGCGTGGGGCGTCGAAGGCGGCACCCTCAAGGCGGCAGGAGCGCACGTGGCGTCGGGCGTGGTCTTCAACGACTTCCACGTCCTCAAGGGTCAGTCCGTTGCGGTGCTCGGGCCATCGGCCGCTGCAAACCTTGGTATTTCCTCCGTGGTCACCAACCCCGCGGTGTTCATCGGCAATGACGCTTACTCGGTCATCGGTATCCTCTCGGACACAGGGTCTTTGCCCGAGTTGGACAACGCCATCATGATCCCGGCACCGCTCGCGATCAGCCGGTACGCGCCCCCAGATCAACCGGCCAAAGCGTTGATCCGTACCAAGCTGGGGGCGGCTGCCTTGATCGGCCGGCAGGCTCCATACGCGCTCGATGCGGCACACCCCGGTCATTTCAATGTCAGCACTCCACCCGACTGGTCGATCGTCACCGATCCCGTCAACAGCTCGCTGAACGGTCTTCTGCTCGCACTGGCCGCGATCGCCTTGGTCATTGGCACTGTCGCTATCGCCAACACCACCCTGGTCGCCGTGATGGAGCGCACTGGGGAGATCGGTCTACGTCAGGCCTTAGGCGCCAAGCCATCGCACATTTCGTCGCAGTTCCTGATCGAGTCGACGATCGTCGGCGGCCTCGGAGGGCTCCTCGGCTCGGCGCTCGGTGTGGCAGCCATCCTGGTGGGCTCGGCGGCCCAGCAGTGGACGCCGGTCCTGGACCCTCGTCTTCTCCTCGTCGCGCCCGCTCTCGGCGTCGCAACTGGCCTCATCGCCGGGCTCTACCCATCGTGGCGCGCCGGCAGAATTCCCCCGGCTACCGCGCTGCAGCGACTGTAG
- a CDS encoding ABC transporter ATP-binding protein: MTGQVGAPVIVLEAIEKTYPRPGLVHAIRPVDLSIHHGDFAAIVGPSGSGKSTLLNLMGLLDQPTAGRYLLDGTDTGPLRPAQRAALRGSKIGFVFQSFHLLGNRTALDNVALAGVYAKTPRRERLVRATDAIAMVGLSHRANFLPSVMSGGERQRLAIARALAGRPAVLLCDEPTGNLDSERSEEVVALFEHMNAAGFTIVMVTHDEQLAARARRRIEVHDGHVRDIPSRGAPVGPRYPDSP, from the coding sequence TTGACCGGCCAAGTCGGCGCTCCGGTCATTGTCTTGGAGGCGATCGAGAAGACGTATCCGCGGCCCGGACTGGTTCACGCCATACGCCCTGTCGACTTGTCGATCCACCACGGCGACTTCGCCGCGATCGTGGGCCCGTCGGGATCGGGCAAGTCGACGCTTCTCAACCTCATGGGGCTGTTGGACCAGCCCACAGCAGGCCGATACCTGCTGGATGGAACCGACACCGGACCTCTCCGTCCGGCGCAACGCGCGGCCTTGCGGGGCAGCAAGATCGGCTTCGTCTTCCAGTCCTTCCATCTTCTGGGCAACAGGACTGCGTTGGACAATGTCGCTCTGGCAGGCGTCTACGCCAAGACACCTCGCAGGGAGCGTCTGGTACGTGCGACTGATGCCATCGCCATGGTCGGCCTGTCGCACCGAGCCAACTTCCTGCCCTCCGTGATGTCCGGTGGTGAGCGCCAGCGTCTCGCGATCGCTCGCGCACTAGCGGGCCGACCAGCCGTACTGCTGTGTGACGAACCCACCGGCAATCTCGACTCCGAGCGATCTGAGGAGGTCGTCGCCCTGTTCGAACACATGAATGCCGCAGGGTTCACCATCGTGATGGTGACCCACGACGAGCAGCTCGCGGCCCGGGCGCGTCGGCGCATTGAGGTGCACGACGGTCATGTCCGCGACATTCCGTCCCGCGGCGCTCCAGTCGGTCCCCGATATCCCGATAGCCCATGA
- a CDS encoding peptidoglycan-binding protein, with product MSSGRRCGIASLQWRRRTGRSSRLSRRPGVRSWRMPRELSRRMARPLRRLSPSGRRDSGAQTETLSLDELAETTQAMPAIVDRRSARMRGRGWLAVLVVVAVAGAAGGWMASRTMESPREVAARSQRPAATIITAAVQSTTIRSTVISRGRVEAVDSVRVGLGSLLPPGDGVATGAASGASASGDGAGGDEVLTGVFAKRGDGVRQGQVVVEVNGRPVIVLQGTKASYRDIEPGMSGVDVAQLQRSLAAMGEYSGPINGVFDGGTKAAVDRMYRAAGYAPPSTDGGDGTDEAAIQADRDTLNNAISTLTDSKARKRLAQKELSSALEAWKEANKRDSATAGPKPTYQGPSDAELSSDGRAVAAARRALDLDIAHRGTMVPRNEVVFVPHLPATVTQIATGIGYAPQVPLFTVSAAALVLDTLIPTSQAGFVKVGSQAEVDLPSGQVSGLVISVRGAPTPGQTQVSISTPDPLPISLEGADVKVTFVAASTTGDVLAVPEGAVNSDANGDLSVIVQAVDQSLTRVPVTVGVTGSDVVEVKPKVIGALSVGDVVVVGG from the coding sequence ATGTCTTCAGGAAGACGTTGTGGGATCGCCAGCTTGCAATGGCGGCGACGAACCGGCCGGTCCTCAAGGTTATCGAGGAGGCCCGGAGTCAGAAGTTGGAGAATGCCCAGGGAATTATCAAGGCGTATGGCTAGACCACTGCGCCGCTTATCTCCTTCAGGCCGTAGGGACAGTGGTGCGCAGACGGAGACGTTGTCGCTGGACGAATTGGCCGAGACGACCCAGGCGATGCCGGCGATAGTGGACCGGCGATCGGCACGTATGCGTGGCCGGGGGTGGTTGGCGGTGTTGGTCGTCGTTGCTGTGGCCGGTGCGGCGGGTGGCTGGATGGCGTCGCGGACGATGGAGTCCCCGCGGGAGGTTGCCGCACGATCGCAGCGACCGGCGGCGACGATCATCACCGCCGCAGTGCAGTCGACGACGATCCGGAGCACAGTGATCAGCCGGGGCCGGGTCGAGGCGGTCGACTCGGTTCGAGTCGGTCTCGGTTCGCTCCTGCCGCCGGGCGACGGCGTCGCCACGGGAGCCGCGTCTGGTGCCAGCGCATCTGGCGACGGAGCTGGCGGCGACGAGGTACTCACCGGGGTCTTCGCCAAGCGAGGGGACGGCGTGCGCCAAGGGCAGGTTGTTGTGGAGGTCAATGGGCGCCCAGTCATCGTTCTGCAGGGGACGAAGGCGTCGTACCGCGACATCGAGCCGGGGATGAGCGGCGTTGACGTCGCGCAGCTGCAGCGTTCGCTGGCCGCGATGGGCGAATACTCGGGTCCGATCAACGGCGTGTTCGATGGAGGCACGAAGGCAGCTGTCGACCGGATGTACCGCGCGGCGGGTTACGCCCCGCCGAGTACGGACGGAGGGGACGGGACCGATGAGGCTGCGATCCAAGCTGATCGCGACACCCTCAACAACGCGATCTCCACACTGACCGACTCCAAGGCACGAAAACGTCTCGCGCAGAAGGAGCTCTCCAGTGCGCTCGAGGCGTGGAAGGAGGCGAACAAGAGGGATTCGGCAACCGCTGGCCCGAAGCCGACCTACCAGGGGCCGAGTGACGCGGAGCTCTCCAGCGACGGCCGAGCGGTCGCGGCCGCTCGCCGGGCGCTGGATCTGGACATCGCCCATCGCGGCACGATGGTGCCCCGAAACGAGGTCGTGTTCGTGCCCCATCTTCCAGCCACCGTCACTCAGATCGCCACGGGGATCGGCTATGCACCGCAAGTTCCGTTGTTCACGGTGTCCGCGGCTGCATTGGTGCTGGATACGCTGATCCCCACCTCTCAGGCAGGATTCGTGAAGGTGGGGAGCCAGGCAGAGGTTGACCTCCCAAGCGGCCAGGTCAGCGGGCTGGTCATCTCGGTTCGCGGCGCGCCGACCCCAGGGCAGACCCAAGTCAGCATCTCCACTCCCGATCCGCTGCCTATCTCGCTCGAAGGGGCGGACGTCAAGGTGACCTTCGTGGCGGCGTCGACCACGGGAGATGTTCTGGCTGTGCCAGAGGGCGCAGTCAACTCCGACGCGAACGGGGATCTGTCGGTGATTGTTCAAGCTGTCGACCAGTCGCTGACCCGCGTGCCCGTGACGGTCGGTGTGACGGGCAGTGACGTGGTAGAGGTCAAACCGAAGGTCATCGGCGCACTCAGCGTGGGTGACGTGGTGGTGGTCGGCGGTTGA
- the tsaD gene encoding tRNA (adenosine(37)-N6)-threonylcarbamoyltransferase complex transferase subunit TsaD translates to MDAPLVLGLETSCDETGVGLVRGTTLLADAVASSVDEHARFGGVVPEVASRAHLAAMVPTLERACQQAGVRLRDVDAVAVTAGPGLAGALLVGLASAKALALGLGIPLLGVNHLAAHVAVDALEHGPLPKPCVALLVSGGHSSLLLVGDVTVDIEPLGATIDDAAGEAFDKVARVLGLPFPGGPYIDREARAGDPAYVRFPRGLSAPKDLARHRFDFSFSGLKTAVARWVELRERDGEPVPVADVAAAFQEAVVDVLTAKAVAACTAYGVGDLLVGGGVAANSRLRSLAEQRCAAAGIRLRVPRPGLCTDNGAMVAALGAQLLAAGRPGADLAIGADSSLPVTDVTVG, encoded by the coding sequence GTGGACGCCCCACTCGTGCTCGGGCTGGAGACCTCGTGCGACGAGACCGGGGTCGGCCTGGTGCGGGGGACGACGCTGCTGGCCGACGCGGTCGCCAGCAGCGTCGACGAGCACGCCCGATTCGGCGGCGTCGTCCCGGAGGTCGCCAGCCGCGCCCATCTGGCGGCCATGGTGCCGACGCTGGAGCGCGCCTGCCAGCAGGCCGGCGTCCGGTTGCGCGACGTCGATGCGGTCGCGGTCACCGCGGGACCAGGGCTGGCCGGCGCGCTGCTGGTCGGGTTGGCCTCGGCGAAGGCTCTGGCCCTTGGGCTGGGCATCCCGCTGCTCGGGGTGAACCATCTGGCAGCGCACGTCGCAGTCGACGCACTCGAACATGGCCCGTTGCCGAAACCCTGTGTGGCGCTGCTGGTCTCCGGCGGGCACAGCTCCTTGCTGCTGGTCGGGGACGTCACGGTGGACATCGAGCCGCTGGGCGCCACGATCGACGACGCGGCCGGCGAGGCGTTCGACAAGGTCGCCCGGGTCCTCGGGCTGCCGTTCCCCGGCGGGCCGTACATCGACCGGGAGGCCCGCGCCGGTGACCCCGCGTACGTCCGCTTCCCCCGCGGGCTCAGCGCGCCGAAAGACCTGGCGCGACACCGGTTCGACTTCTCGTTCTCCGGGCTGAAGACGGCGGTGGCCCGGTGGGTCGAACTGCGGGAACGTGACGGCGAGCCGGTGCCGGTAGCCGACGTGGCGGCGGCGTTCCAGGAGGCCGTGGTCGACGTCCTCACTGCCAAGGCGGTGGCCGCCTGCACCGCGTACGGCGTCGGCGACCTGCTGGTCGGCGGCGGTGTCGCGGCGAACTCCCGGCTACGCTCACTGGCTGAACAGCGTTGCGCTGCAGCGGGTATCCGACTACGTGTACCCCGGCCGGGATTGTGCACGGACAACGGCGCGATGGTGGCCGCGCTCGGCGCCCAACTGCTGGCCGCCGGCCGTCCCGGAGCGGACCTGGCGATCGGCGCGGACTCGTCGCTTCCGGTCACCGACGTCACCGTCGGCTGA